A region from the Lycium barbarum isolate Lr01 chromosome 8, ASM1917538v2, whole genome shotgun sequence genome encodes:
- the LOC132607981 gene encoding heptahelical transmembrane protein 4-like, whose translation YELLIGIFYGIGALVYAMRVPERWMPGKFDIAGHSHQLFHVLVVAGAFTHYRAGLVCLRWRDQQGC comes from the coding sequence TATGAACTTTTGATAGGCATATTTTATGGCATTGGAGCACTGGTATATGCCATGAGAGTTCCAGAAAGATGGATGCCCGGGAAGTTTGACATTGCTGGCCACAGCCACCAACTATTTCATGTACTTGTGGTGGCAGGGGCTTTTACTCATTACCGTGCTGGGTTGGTTTGTCTCCGGTGGCGGGACCAGCAAGGGTGCTAG
- the LOC132606357 gene encoding protein transport protein SEC24 A-like encodes MGTEYPNSPAIPSRPASPFSVPQSSTPFKSSGPVVGPEASAFRHAPPSSSQITPPSSSYGSMVGTEASAFRTIPSGMPNGAARPPPTSGFPNMPPAAGPYQHFPAPQFSSIAQVPPPRTSLAGQPVLWPPVRPVSGSFSTSPVSLNPTQPPPVQMGSPPQSGSMVQPDPVAPRSPIDSQFSAARATMQLSSPTAGSVYPVARPSFQSSFPGYISQQTTAGAQAQPRQSLAFHPKPGGYVPPMPAASSPYFAQQGGYAAPPSVASQLGHPREQIRHPGSTHPMAVMQGLVEDFSSFSIGSVPGSFDSGLDSKVLPRPLEGDLERNTLSEMFPLNCSSRYLRLTTSGIPNSQSLASRWHLPLGAVVCPLAEAPNGEEVPVVNFAQTGIIRCKRCRTYVNPYVTFTDGGRKWRCNSCALLNDVPGEYFAHLDASGRRIDLDQRPELTKGSVEFIAPTDYMVRPPMPPLYFFLIDVSAVRSGMLEVVAQTIKSCLDNLLGFSRTQIGFITYDSTLHFYNMKSSLNQPQMMVMSDLDDVFIPLPDDLVVNLSESRTVVDAFLDSFPSMFQENTNVESAFGPALRAAFMVMSQLGGKLLIFQHSLPSLGVGRLRLRGDDIRVYGTDKEHILRIPEDPFYKQMAADFTKNQVAVNVYGFSDKYTDLATLGTLAKYTGGQVYYYPSFQAAVHKDKLCHELARDITRETAWESVMRIRCGKGVRFTTYHGNFMLRSTDLIALPAVDCDKAYAMQLSLEETLLTSQTVYFQVALLYTSSSGERRIRVHTAAAPVVADLGEMYRMADTGAIISLFTRLAIEKTLTSKLEEARKSVQLRIVKALREYRNLHAVQHRLGGRMIYPESLKCLPLYGLAICKSIALRGGYANAQPDERCAAGYTMMALPVKKMLKLLYPQLIRIDEYLLKKTSLAEDSKDKGIWKGLPLAAGSLDPQGLYLYDDGFRFVLWFGSMLSPDRVKNLLGENFAADYSKVSLRELDNEISRNLMGLLNKYRESDSSYYQLSYLVRQGEKPREGYFLLTNLIEDPVGGANGYLDWIMQLHRQVQQNA; translated from the exons ATGGGCACTGAATATCCCAATAGTCCTGCCATTCCCTCGAGGCCTGCTTCTCCCTTTAGTGTTCCACAGAGTTCAACACCCTTTAAATCATCTGGCCCCGTGGTTGGACCCGAAGCTTCTGCATTTCGGCATGCCCCACCTAGTTCTTCTCAGATTACTCCTCCTTCCTCTTCATATGGTTCCATGGTTGGAACTGAGGCCTCTGCTTTTAGAACAATTCCGTCAGGTATGCCTAATGGTGCAGCCAGGCCACCTCCAACATCTGGATTCCCAAATATGCCACCAGCTGCTGGCCCTTACCAACATTTTCCAGCACCACAGTTTTCTTCTATAGCTCAGGTACCTCCACCACGCACTTCACTTGCAGGACAACCTGTTTTATGGCCACCAGTTAGACCCGTTTCAGGTTCTTTCTCTACATCTCCTGTTTCCCTTAATCCAACCCAACCTCCTCCTGTCCAAATGGGATCTCCCCCTCAAAGTGGGAGCATGGTGCAACCTGATCCAGTTGCTCCTCGGTCACCCATAGATTCCCAGTTTTCTGCTGCTAGGGCGACCATGCAGCTATCTTCACCAACAGCAGGTTCAGTTTATCCTGTTGCCAGACCCAGCTTTCAATCTTCTTTTCCAGGGTATATAAGTCAGCAAACTACAGCAGGTGCACAGGCTCAACCGAGACAATCATTAGCCTTTCATCCTAAGCCAGGTGGTTATGTTCCGCCAATGCCAGCAGCATCTAGCCCCTATTTTGCCCAACAAGGAGGCTATGCAGCCCCACCGTCAGTAGCATCTCAACTGGGTCATCCAAGGGAACAAATACGCCATCCAGGGTCTACACATCCTATGGCGGTTATGCAGGGTTTAGTGGAGGATTTTAGTTCCTTTTCTATCGGGTCTGTTCCTGGATCATTTGATTCTGGGCTTGATTCTAAAGTTTTACCAAGGCCACTGGAAGGTGACCTGGAGCGGAACACTTTGTCCGAGATGTTTCCGCTGAACTGTAGTTCAAGATACTTGAGGCTGACAACTAGTGGCATACCAAATTCTCAGTCATTGGCTTCAAGGTGGCACTTACCTCTTGGAGCAGTTGTTTGTCCTCTTGCTGAAGCTCCTAATGGG GAAGAAGTTCCAGTAGTTAATTTTGCCCAAACTGGCATCATACGGTGTAAGAGGTGCCGCACTTATGTAAATCCCTATGTGACATTTACAGACGGTGGAAGAAAGTGGCGATGTAACTCATGTGCATTGCTTAATGATG TTCCTGGTGAATATTTTGCCCATTTGGATGCCAGCGGCAGAAGAATCGATTTGGATCAAAGGCCTGAACTTACCAAGGGGAGCGTGGAGTTCATTGCTCCCACTGATTACATGGTCCGGCCTCCAATGCCTCCACTTTATTTTTTTCTCATCGATGTATCTGCTGTGAGAAGTGGGATGCTTGAG GTTGTAGCACAAACGATAAAGAGTTGTTTAGACAATTTGCTTGGATTTTCCAGAACACAAATCGGGTTTATAACTTATGACAGTACATTACACTTTTATAATATGAAG TCATCCTTGAATCAGCCACAAATGATGGTCATGTCAGATCTGGATGATGTATTTATTCCATTGCCAGATGATCTCGTTGTTAACTTGTCGGAATCAAGAACTGTTGTAGATGCATTTCTAGATAGCTTCCCTTCAATGTTCCAGGAGAATACAAATGTGGAATCAGCTTTTGGTCCTGCTCTTAGAGCAGCTTTCATGGTTATG AGTCAACTTGGTGGTAAATTACTGATCTTTCAGCATAGTCTTCCATCATTAGGTGTTGGCCGCTTAAGATTGCGAGGAGATGATATTCGTGTTTATGGAACTGACAAAGAGCATATATTGAGAATACCAGAAGATCCTTTTTATAAACAGATGGCTGCTGATTTCACCAAGAATCAAGTAGCAGTTAATGTATACGGTTTCAGCGACAAATATACTGATCTAGCTACTTTAG GGACACTTGCGAAGTATACGGGTGGTCAGGTATATTACTATCCAAGTTTCCAAGCTGCTGTTCACAAAGATAAATTGTGTCATGAGTTAGCCAGAGATATTACAAGAGAGACTGCTTGGGAGTCTGTCATGCGTATAAGATGTGGAAAAG GTGTTCGTTTCACTACGTATCATGGGAACTTCATGCTGAGATCTACCGATCTAATAGCACTTCCAGCTGTTGACTGCGATAAAGCATATGCAATGCAGTTATCGCTTGAAGAAACACTGCTTACATCCCAGACGGTCTATTTTCAAGTTGCCCTATT ATACACTTCATCTTCTGGAGAAAGACGCATTAGGGTACACACAGCAGCAGCACCTGTGGTCGCAGATTTAGGAGAAATGTATCGCATGGCTGATACGGGTGCTATTATTTCTCTTTTTACGAGGCTGG CTATAGAGAAAACTCTGACCTCTAAGTTGGAAGAGGCTAGAAAATCTGTTCAACTCAGGATTGTGAAAGCTCTTAGAGAATATCGAAATCTCCATGCTGTTCAGCACCGCCTAGGAGGAAGGATGATATATCCAGAATCTTTAAAGTGTTTGCCCTTGTATGGATTAGCTATATGTAAATCAATAGCCCTCCGTGGTGGATATGCTAATGCTCAGCCTGATGAACGCTGCGCTGCTGGATATACCATGATGGCTTTGCCTGTTAAAAAAATGTTGAAACTTCTTTATCCTCAGTTGATTCGTATAGATGAATATCTTCTAAAA AAAACATCTCTGGCCGAGGATTCTAAAGATAAAGGCATCTGGAAAGGGCTTCCGCTTGCTGCAGGGAGTTTAGATCCTCAAGGTCTCTATCTCTATGATGATGGCTTTCGTTTTGTCCTGTGGTTCGGTAGTATGCTTTCACCTGATAGAGTTAAGAATTTGCTTGGGGAAAACTTTGCTGCTGACTACTCTAAG GTTTCTCTTCGAGAACTAGATAATGAAATCTCAAGAAATTTGATGGGCTTGCTTAACAAGTATAGGGAAAGTGACAGCTCATATTATCAATTAAGCTATCTTGTGAGGCAAGGTGAAAAGCCTAGAGAAGGATACTTCCTGCTTACAAATCTAATTGAGGATCCAGTTGGTGGTGCAAATGGTTATCTGGATTGGATCATGCAACTGCACCGGCAAGTCCAGCAAAATGCATAA